Proteins co-encoded in one Pongo pygmaeus isolate AG05252 chromosome 23, NHGRI_mPonPyg2-v2.0_pri, whole genome shotgun sequence genomic window:
- the LOC129023002 gene encoding small ribosomal subunit protein eS10-like translates to MLMPKRNRIAIYELLFKEEVTVVKKDVHMPKHLELADKNSRGYYVKEQFAWRLFHGYLTNEGIQYLHDYLHLPLEIVPATLRRSHPGTGRPQSKGLEGERPARLTRGEADRDTYRGSAVPPGADKKAEAGAGSATEFQFRGRCGRGRRQPPQ, encoded by the exons ATGCTGATGCCTAAGAGAAACCGGATTGCCATTTATGAACTCCTTTTTAAAGAGGAAGTCACAGTGGTCAAGAAGGATGTCCACATGCCTAAGCACCTGGAGCTGGCAGACAAGAAT TCCCGAGGCTACTACGTGAAGGAACAGTTTGCCTGGAGACTTTTCCACGGGTACCTTACCAATGAGGGTATCCAGTATCTCCATGATTACCTTCATCTGCCCCTGGAGATTGTGCCTGCCACCCTACGCCGCAGCCATCCAGGGACTGGCAGGCCTCAGTCTAAAGGTCTGGAGGGTGAGCGACCTGCAAGACTCACAAGAGGGGAAGCCGACAGAGATACCTACAGAGGGAGTGCTGTGCCCCCTGGTGCCGACAAGAAAGccgaggctggggctgggtcagCAACTGAATTCCAGTTTAGAGGCAGATGTGGTCGTGGACGCCGTCAGCCACCTCAGTAA